A region of the Channa argus isolate prfri chromosome 14, Channa argus male v1.0, whole genome shotgun sequence genome:
CAAATCCAGAAGGTGGCATTAATGGACCTGTAAGCTGAGGCcaacaacagaagaagaagaagaagaagaagaagaagaagaagaagaagaagaagaagaagaagtcacGGGATTTCGCGACCcggaaaagaaaataaaggctCTACTTTCTGGCCCCTCTCGGCAGCTGTCGTCCACCAGTAAGCAATGTAGTACAGCTAGTTGGAGCACACGTTCCTGCCTGCTTGTTTTAGCtgcgtgtgtgtctttgtgaaacGGTCCCTTTGGTCTGAACCTTATGTGTAATCAAGCGGCAGGGTCAGTCCTAGCCCGCTGTGAGGTTTCCTTACGTCTTAGTTCCTCCCGATGTAGAGAGGTATTGAAGGAAAACACGAGGAGAGAGGTAGCGAGGAAATGCATATTTAGAGAAGTTAGACGTCTGAACCGTCATGTGCAAGTTAACAATTAGTACATTTGGAGCTGATAATGTCTCCAAAAAGGATTTACCGTTGTAACATAGACCGTAAATTTAAATTATGCAGTCGTGCGTAAATTTTTTACACTGATCAGGCGCTGGATGTACATAAACAGggatatatgtatttttttttttttacaatactgCATCGTTATCTTGTTTGCAAATTCATTTATCTTCCtggtaataaaaataaatggttgTGATTTATACCCCAATTTTTGGACATGATTTATTAGACCAACTGTTTTAGACAGTTGTGAAGGTTTTAATATCAAGCTGTATTCCTGCATGAGCCACGGGGATTGTAAGATTCATGTGACTGAATAACTGAAATGATGacacaattaaaatgtgttaattgcTGAACAGCTGCACACTTACAATAACTAATATTTAGAGTAATATACCATACAATATTGAATGATatgcaagaaaatgttttttttacctattaCACACCCCAATGCTAAAGATTGGGGTAGCCAACATTTACATATCGATCTTCATAAATGTTTAGATGTTTttcaaccacaaaaacaaattaggtTATTCAAATAgctatttaaacaaacatatggacaaaaataaaaaaatttactaCTATTACAATTAATTATGGTACCAGTACTGGAATATGCAGTTCTCCTTTTGGTAATGAAAAATCAATGAACCTGAGCTCAGTATAGGCCGACCACATTGTGCTAAATTAAACCTGTATCaactaaacaaatgtaaaacaaatcatCACGGTAAGATGCTGCCAAAGCCGGTCAAGTAACTGTACTTGAGCATATGTTTtgacttctctttttttagGCTGTAAAATTCTCAGTCGCTTTCTAGTTAAGGTCTCACTCACTAGTCTCTGTTCCATTGACAATATGGTCTTTCTTGGGTCCTGGTGTTTCTCAGTGAAATTGTAATTCTTTTTTGGGTGGAGAAAGGGTGACTGCaggcaactgtggctcaggaggtagacgAGGTAGAcaagaaggtagagcagttgtccaccagtcCCAGGGTTATTGGTTcgttctccagctcctccagtcacacgaCATGTGTCCTTgaacaaaacactaaaccctaacttagttgctcccaatgAGGGtcgaccagctgcatagcagctcccccatcagtgtttgtgtttgtgtttttgactgtgagtgcgaatgggtgaatgagatgCAGTGTCAAGTGGTTTGGGTACCAACAagttagaaaagtgctatataagtgcagacaatttaccatttagagAAGAACAGGTTGGAAACTGTTCGTACACATTCATTTTACCAGCGCCCCATGCACAGGAAGTAGGTGGAAACCTTCAGAATTCAGAAAAAAgcactgttttttaaaaattcttaatAATTGCTATCATGTGCATAGAAAGAGGAAACTATGTGTATTGCTTAATTGCTTTGcagtataaaatgtattttaaatttttggtTTTAACTCCCCTTTCTGTGTAATTCAATGAGGGGCTTGAATATGGCACAAAGTGGCATATtgttttaaagtcattaaaaattttattttaacattaaaaggTTTAATACTTatccaccaccatgtttcatcTGAGATGAGTTTGGGTGTCCTGGAAGAGGAGACCTTCTGTCACTGCTGTCACCAGCTCCTCCAGCAGTCTGAGCAGCTAAGAGATGGCTGGACCTGGGAGTCAGTTCAGGTGAGAAGGTCTTTCCTGTCACCCTTATTAGTATAGAGACAGTCTGAAAGCCTACTGCGGGCAAGAAAAGTGATGATAGTTTCTAATTTGGGTTAAGGGTTCACAGGAAGGCTACCTTAGGAAGACTGTTCTGAGATCAGCTGTCATTAACTCTCATCCAGTGTGGAACCAGGAAGAATCCAGTTCAGATTCGAagacacacacttcctgtcactCCTGGCCTGATCAGCAAGGACAAGAAAAGGAACAGGTAGATGATGTTCATTTCAATCTCATATAGTATGTACTTTAATTACATTAGaatgaatttaaaacaataacaattgtTTGGAGCAGCTAAAGAGACTAAGCCGCCTCCCCTGCCTATTTTTCTACAGTGTGTTGTTGATGAAGATGATGGGGTCTGTGTGGTGCCAGAAGGCAACAGCCAGGTGCTTCAGTACGAATATCATATCCTGTACTCCAGCAGCTACAGTACACCTGTTCTATATTTCAGAGCCTCCACTTTAGGTTGGTTCCATTTACATTCATTGCATACtgtctgtgaagattctcagtcactCAGGTCATGGGTATCCCAGGGAATGATGTTTAATGGCAACTCTACTTGCTTTTAGtttgagaaaatgtttcacCTGCGATGTCGAGGGCTTTGTTAGCTCTGATATATTGGCTAGAGAGCCCAGCGTTTAAAATCTGTGGAGTTATTAGATCATTGACCGCGTTTACATGGACTGTTGTGAATCAGCTTCATGcgtcttttctttctctccccctgcgctgtcactctgctgtgacacaaacacacacgcaagtTAGAGAGAAGTcaaaaagaagcattttttgtcattagacAGTGAAAGTCGTTGCtccaggcttctaaaataagtcagaggtggaggagaaatcaggttattcttctgctgcatgtatccGTGGATTTATGTGCttgtaaacactgttccctgATTACCCAAAAAAGAGTACCCCGGTTACTTAAGTAACtcgtttctgtggtgtagcggttatcacgtttgcGTAACTCACTAAAGGTCTCTGGTTCGGCAGAAACGCTATTGTCCTTCATTATGATATCCACAGTCAATCTGGGTTGAGTCTCTTGTAAAATGGGTTGCCTCAGTTCTGTAGCTCAGAAGGTAAGGCAGTTTGGACCAGTTCGATTCCCGGTACAGGCTACATCTCAAGTTGCTCCtcgtgggtcaggtgagcaccttgcatgtcagccaccaccatcggtgtatgaatgggtgaatgagaagcaacattgtaaaacgctttagataaaagcactatacaaGCGGCCATTTACAAGTAACCTGGTTCTCGGGACAGCTGATTTACTAAGTGTCATGTTTACAGCTGGTTTTCGAAATtgggtagatttctgtcagagaacgATGATTTTTCTGCCATGTACTGTATacgtgtaaccaggtttctaatcatacagctgcatgtgtctttcTTGCAAGGCTCAGGACAAGTTGATGAAAATCGTTTGCTTCATATGAAatgtttggacattttcttaAGCAAGTTTGTGCATCATTTTTTGACAATCTGCATATTACACTTCACAGCTATGATTTGAAAACCTTAAAGATTAATAAAGATGTTTATGTGTAGGTTGTTTCTTTGAATATTTAACCATGGCAgcagtatatttttaaaaggttgCTTTTTGTGAAATCTTTCTGATGCTGATGATTTCATGTGTCACTTCTTCAGAAGGGAGGAGTCTGTCACTAGAGGAGGTGTGGAGCTCTGTTCATCCAAACTTTAAGACTCGACTTCTCAACAATCCTCTCAGTACAATCACTCAACAGGTAAAACCAGCAAAGATGCAGCTGTGAACTTTATTCATCTTACGTTTTGAAACTTCACGGAGGTGTTCgcttgtttttctccctttgtGTCAGGAGCATCCTCTCCTGGGTCAGCCATTCTTTATGCTCCACCCTTGCAGAACACATGAGTTCATGAGGCCTGTGCTTCAGTCAGCTCAGGACCAACGCGGGTAGGACAGCTATTGGATTCactaaaataacaacaatatgcAAAATTGAAAATGCATATGCAACAGTTTCCTAGAGCTTTATTCTAccctgcttttttgttttttatggcaTTTGGCCTATATACACCACcacaatgattttaaaatgaaacaatcagaAATTGagcaaaattaaaagttttagcTTTCAATCAAGGGATTTGACAAATTGGCTGTATCTCAATTAATAAgatgacactgaaccccaagttgctcctggttgATCAAGTAAGCACCAGGCATGGCAGCCGCTGGCATtgttgtgcaagtgtgtgtgtgagaaacaaCTTTGGATTAAAGCCCTATTTAGgtagaccatttactatttatcattcgggggggggttgtttgttttttgttttgttttttcagcttaaTGGTGGCCTCCTTTACGTGCGTAGACCGCTCCTTGGACTTCATTTTGAAGGATGAAGAGTTCCAGGAAACAGCTACCAAATGCAAATATAACGCGCATAAACACCTCTAAGCCTTCTGCTTTAATAATCATTAAGTAAAGAGGGATCAAGTCACATCTGACCATGCAACTGCTTGTCAGCCATTTGCTCCATTATTTAAAAACCACCAAAAATGAGGGTGTCTATTTAAATGGCTGTAATTATAATGCCATAGTTTTGTCATACCACTTGATGTCAGGTGGTAAGAAGTTCCATGGTTTTGGAATAGCAACAGCAAATGCACAGTCTCTCTACCTTTCATACCTGGATCCAGTCTTGAGCTGACAAGATCTTTTTGGGGTAGGAATGCCTTAACAATTGATAGGAggtaaagctgaaaaaaagctcGCTTTTATAACAAGGATTAATCTGTTCATCAAATCTTAGGTCACAGTCAAAAATCACTTTACTGATGTTCCAAGATAAGTGGCTAGACTGCCAAGATCCAGGTTTAATCCATTATCCTTAAAAGATAAGCCAAACATGATGCACTCGGTCTTACTCTCATTCAAGTTAAGGACATTTTGGAACACCTAGAGTTTTGCATTATCCAAACAGTTAAGGGACTGTAG
Encoded here:
- the atg10 gene encoding ubiquitin-like-conjugating enzyme ATG10 translates to MSLGVLEEETFCHCCHQLLQQSEQLRDGWTWESVQGSQEGYLRKTVLRSAVINSHPVWNQEESSSDSKTHTSCHSWPDQQGQEKEQCVVDEDDGVCVVPEGNSQVLQYEYHILYSSSYSTPVLYFRASTLEGRSLSLEEVWSSVHPNFKTRLLNNPLSTITQQEHPLLGQPFFMLHPCRTHEFMRPVLQSAQDQRGQVNYMLTWLSVVGPLVGLEVPLKYSTQLPP